A part of Fibrobacter sp. UWH4 genomic DNA contains:
- the rplC gene encoding 50S ribosomal protein L3, giving the protein MNGILAKKLGMTQVFTEQGERVPVTVLEAGPCVVVCHKTEEKDGYTAVQIGFGLKKEQRANKAEIGHFKKADVAVREHLAEFDVADLEAWPVGKEFGAADFADVKMVNVSGLSKGHGFSGTIKRHNFHSGPRSHGTHNMREPGGTSAHSYPGRVFPGKRMAGQFGNKKVTVKHLQVVKVDGDRNLIFVRGAVPGAKNSIIVVRKD; this is encoded by the coding sequence ATGAACGGTATTCTCGCAAAGAAATTGGGAATGACCCAAGTGTTCACGGAACAGGGCGAACGCGTCCCTGTAACGGTTCTCGAAGCCGGTCCGTGCGTGGTCGTTTGCCATAAGACAGAAGAGAAGGACGGCTACACTGCTGTCCAGATCGGCTTTGGTCTCAAGAAAGAACAGCGCGCCAACAAGGCAGAAATCGGCCACTTCAAGAAGGCTGATGTCGCTGTTCGTGAACACCTCGCTGAATTCGATGTCGCTGATCTCGAAGCCTGGCCGGTTGGCAAGGAATTCGGTGCAGCTGACTTCGCCGATGTGAAGATGGTGAATGTCTCTGGCCTCTCCAAGGGTCACGGCTTCTCCGGTACCATCAAGCGCCATAACTTCCACAGCGGTCCTCGTTCTCACGGTACGCACAACATGCGCGAACCGGGTGGTACGTCCGCTCACTCTTATCCGGGCCGCGTTTTCCCGGGCAAGCGTATGGCCGGTCAGTTCGGTAACAAGAAAGTGACCGTGAAGCACCTCCAGGTCGTCAAGGTTGACGGCGACCGCAACCTGATCTTTGTCCGCGGTGCAGTTCCCGGTGCAAAGAACAGCATCATCGTGGTGAGGAAAGACTAA
- the rplW gene encoding 50S ribosomal protein L23, whose amino-acid sequence MSELHEILVAPHITEETMKNMVNKRNDVHKYVFKVAKTATKTEIKDAIEKRFNVKVDSVNTLINRGKMKRVRMGMVAGKKSNWKKAYITLKAGQKIAEFEGV is encoded by the coding sequence ATGAGTGAACTTCACGAAATCCTCGTTGCACCGCACATTACCGAAGAGACCATGAAGAACATGGTCAACAAGCGTAACGACGTGCACAAGTATGTTTTCAAGGTTGCCAAGACCGCAACGAAGACCGAGATCAAGGACGCCATCGAAAAGCGTTTCAATGTCAAGGTCGATTCCGTCAACACCCTTATCAACCGCGGCAAGATGAAGCGCGTTCGTATGGGCATGGTCGCCGGCAAGAAGTCCAACTGGAAGAAGGCCTACATCACGCTTAAGGCC
- the rplD gene encoding 50S ribosomal protein L4, with the protein MATAKLFAATGDFKNDIQLPAMFDQEVNKVCMYLHIKAILNNNRQGTAQTKNKSAVSGGGQKPWKQKGTGRARSGQNTSAVWVRGAKAHGPKSHDYFEKVNKKVKKIAFRSALAAKAAEGKVQVFEALAFDAPKTKDLLAVLSKAGLEQRNALFLVSEADKNLYLSSNNIPWCRCARVADVNTYDIVRANNVVISQAALAELEGGR; encoded by the coding sequence ATGGCTACAGCAAAGCTTTTCGCCGCTACTGGCGATTTCAAGAATGATATTCAGCTCCCGGCCATGTTCGATCAGGAAGTCAACAAGGTCTGCATGTACTTGCATATCAAGGCTATTCTGAACAACAACCGTCAGGGCACTGCCCAGACCAAGAACAAGTCCGCCGTTAGCGGTGGTGGTCAGAAGCCCTGGAAGCAGAAGGGTACGGGCCGCGCTCGTTCCGGTCAGAACACCTCTGCAGTGTGGGTTCGTGGTGCCAAGGCTCATGGTCCGAAGTCCCATGACTACTTTGAAAAGGTGAACAAGAAGGTCAAGAAGATCGCTTTCCGCTCTGCTCTCGCTGCTAAGGCTGCCGAAGGCAAGGTGCAGGTGTTCGAAGCTCTCGCTTTCGACGCCCCGAAGACCAAGGATCTCCTCGCCGTCCTTTCTAAGGCCGGTCTCGAACAGCGCAACGCTCTCTTCCTCGTGAGCGAAGCTGACAAGAACCTTTACCTGTCTTCTAACAACATTCCTTGGTGCCGTTGCGCCCGCGTTGCCGATGTCAACACTTACGACATCGTTCGCGCCAACAACGTCGTCATCTCCCAGGCAGCTCTCGCCGAACTGGAAGGAGGCCGCTAA
- the rpsJ gene encoding 30S ribosomal protein S10 → MAGERIRIRLKSFDHRMIDRSAQDIVNTAKNTGARIAGPIPLPTKIQKYTVIRSPHINKTSREQFESRTHKRLIDILDATPQTVDSLMKLDLPAGVEVEIKV, encoded by the coding sequence ATGGCTGGTGAACGCATTCGTATTCGCTTGAAGAGCTTCGACCATCGTATGATCGACCGCTCCGCTCAAGACATCGTGAATACAGCTAAGAACACTGGGGCACGCATTGCCGGCCCCATCCCTCTTCCGACGAAGATCCAGAAGTATACGGTGATTCGCTCTCCGCATATCAACAAGACTTCCCGTGAACAGTTCGAATCCCGTACGCACAAGCGTCTGATCGACATCCTTGATGCTACGCCGCAGACTGTAGATTCCCTCATGAAACTTGACTTGCCGGCAGGCGTTGAAGTCGAAATTAAGGTTTAA